In Tenebrio molitor chromosome 6, icTenMoli1.1, whole genome shotgun sequence, one genomic interval encodes:
- the LOC138133107 gene encoding uncharacterized protein yields MDTVSQLYGWQILLIEKMIVLHLVYTMYYIYLLFHTMTIWLFVIVNILWAAGCFLHGYLIVFSCDDTNKSAQAVLLLSQNLAARTKPDSQVLGKIRFIYKVIPLPNAIIDVIASALVMSICLVNSLSKYLLHRHHDTFLLPALRETDILLDTPDANNIRKLIKTLTYLVTLLSFGCDYYSKTIYFTFDQQKYNLVNLFLMFYNLLIVLRVYDLANTIADRFVLLCNKINNLVRISNSESEILVEADATNCLKCYYVLFEAMETVGRVYGWQILIMEKMITFYVVYTTYYCYLLLSGLAIIFHPMCVLNNVLWTTVFLIYGVLILFSCDEANKKAQSVLLLSRNLIRRTKPKTQIRRVLQQFSSQMSQLDT; encoded by the exons ATGGACACGGTTAGCCAACTGTACGGTTGGCAAATCCTCttgattgaaaaaatgatCGTCTTGCACTTGGTCTACACCATGTACTACATTTACTTGCTGTTCCACACGATGACCATATGGCTTTTTGTCATCGTCAACATCTTGTGGGCCGCAGGATGCTTT CTTCATGGCTACTTGATCGTGTTTTCGTGCGACGACACCAACAAGAGCGCCCAGGCGGTGCTTCTGCTCTCTCAGAATTTGGCTGCAAGGACGAAGCCAGACAGCCAG GTTTTGGGCAAAATTCGTTTCATCTACAAGGTCATACCTTTACCCAACGCCATCATCGACGTCATAGCTTCGGCTTTGGTGATGTCAATTTGTCTCGTAAACTCTCTCTCCAAGTACCTTTTGCACCGCCACCACGACACTTTCCTTCTCCCTGCATTGCGCGAAACTGACATTCTTTTGGACACTCCAGACGCAAACAATATTCGCAAACTGATCAAGACTTTGACTTATCTAGTGACGCTTCTCAGTTTCGGCTGCGACTACTACTCCAAAACcatttatttcacttttgaccaACAGAAGTACAACTTGGTGAATTTGTTCCTCATGTTTTATAACCTCCTGATCGTTCTACGAGTCTACGACTTAGCCAACACGATCGCCGACAGATTTGTTCTGCTTTgcaacaaaatcaacaatctcgTACGCATTTCTAACTCCGAGAGTGAAATCCTAGTAGAAGCTGACGCTACAAATTGTCTCAAATGTTACTACGTCTTGTTCGAGGCGATGGAGACAGTTGGTCGCGTTTACGGTTGGCAAATCTTAATCATGGAGAAGATGATAACCTTTTACGTGGTGTACACCACTTACTACTGCTACTTATTGTTGTCCGGCTTGGCAATAATTTTTCACCCCATGTGCGTACTTAATAACGTCTTATGGACCACAGTGTTTTTG ATTTATGGTGTCTTAATTCTGTTCTCTTGTGATGAGGCGAACAAGAAGGCCCAATCAGTCCTTCTTCTCTCTCGCAATCTCATCAGAAGAACGAAACCTAAGACGCAAATCAGGCGAGTCTTGCAACAGTTTTCCAGTCAGATGAGTCAA TTGGACACTTAA
- the LOC138133627 gene encoding gustatory and pheromone receptor 39a-like, whose product MQLHRFFEIFILSVHKVLAISPAVTSPNSNPSHLQKLYATSAMVGTVILTTWQIYGKMSPTYPFFKVTVSTLDVLGTLLMAIFDIIDTLNRTLLNQSHIRTFYKNLSKIDKFLGLPPTRNYFMSGVYSYKLTVIAMHVVIFATFSYDVYSTSFFYSWHHYKYNVFTFVLKYKITWFVVHLYMAACTIRRRFDLLNRTFVAAVRTTNGGTLAVKCMKCHDLLCDLVASINKVYGFQIMIMDKIVALSVVESSYLCLLFVIEARTKFSVVALATNLIWSADFMICAALVCFSCGAAKKQAQLIVPICQNLHGGSPDKDEILTQFSRQVAMTRPEFRCLGSFPTDYGSFFKILTSIFNYIVIVLQFDS is encoded by the exons ATGCAGCTGCACAGATTTTTCGAAATCTTTATACTGAGTGTTCACAAAGTTCTCGCAATATCCCCTGCTGTAACATCCCCCAATTCTAACCCCTCACATTTGCAAAAACTCTACGCAACGTCCGCAATGGTCGGTACCGTTATTTTGACGACTTGGCAAATCTACGGCAAAATGTCTCCCACGTACCCTTTCTTCAAGGTAACTGTCAGCACTTTGGACGTTTTGGGTACCCTTTTGATGGCCATTTTCGACATTATCGACACTCTCAACCGGACCTTGCTCAACCAGAGCCACATCCgcacattttacaaaaatttgtcaaaaattgaCAAGTTTCTAGGGCTGCCACCCACTCGAAACTACTTCATGAGTGGTGTCTACAGTTACAAATTAACTGTCATCGCGATGCACGTCGTTATCTTTGCCACCTTCTCTTACGATGTCTACTCGACTAGTTTTTTCTACAGTTGGCACCATTACAAGTACAACGTCTTCACCTTCGTCCTCAAGTACAAGATTACTTGGTTCGTGGTGCACCTGTACATGGCTGCGTGTACAATCAGGCGACGTTTCGACCTCCTCAATCGGACGTTTGTTGCCGCCGTCAGGACTACCAACGGTGGGACTCTAGCTGTCAAGTGTATGAAATGTCACGATTTGTTATGCGACCTCGTCGCTTCCATAAACAAAGTCTACGGCTTCCAAATTATGATAATGGACAAGATTGTCGCGTTGAGCGTCGTCGAGTCGAGCTATTTGTGCTTGTTGTTTGTCATTGAGGCGCGTACAAAGTTTAGTGTTGTCGCGTTGGCGACCAACTTGATCTGGAGCGCAGATTTCATG ATTTGTGCCGCTTTGGTGTGCTTCTCGTGCGGCGCCGCCAAAAAACAGGCCCAGTTGATCGTACCAATCTGTCAAAATCTGCACGGGGGAAGTCCAGACAAAGACGAGATTTTGACGCAGTTCTCGAGACAAGTGGCGATGACGAGGCCTGAGTTCAGGTGTTTGGGATCATTTCCGACAGACTATGGCtcctttttcaaaattttgacgaGCATTTTCAATTATATTGTCATTGTGTTGCAGTTTGATAGCTGA
- the LOC138133393 gene encoding LIRP-like, producing MDLQCVFVVVVATVLAALHTCTAEDVATIRGSQNNKKIYCGTRLSETLSAVCKGNYNTLNKKSDIYSLSKSNVWGGRHSSDSYRPLDYPYRSKASASSLITTFRQRRRRGVFNECCEKPCSHEELSSYCGNSK from the exons ATGGATCTCCAGTGCGTTTTCGTGGTGGTGGTGGCGACCGTCCTCGCCGCTCTGCACACCTGCACCGCCGAAGATGTGGCCACGATCAGGGGCTCGCAGAACAATAAGAAGATATACTGCGGAACTCGACTGTCAGAGACTTTGTCGGCCGTCTGCAAGGGAAACTACAACACGCTCAACAAGAAGTCGGACA TTTACTCGTTGTCCAAGTCGAACGTGTGGGGAGGGCGTCACAGCTCGGACAGCTACCGCCCCCTAGACTACCCCTACAGGAGCAAGGCGAGCGCCTCCTCGCTGATCACGACGTTCCGGCAGCGGCGTCGCCGGGGCGTGTTCAACGAGTGCTGCGAGAAACCCTGCTCCCATGAAGAACTGTCGTCGTACTGCGGCAACAGCAAATga
- the LOC138133391 gene encoding uncharacterized protein: MYKRCIIKVDLKYPTVFIGIFHLIFLMFRIYEITMDLYLLEELVELNQLTYIFLITLLQFGIVVSLFVGACKGQHVFLLPWLCFTAPTFFMATAYASLYVSTGDGVQSVINFVFIGFFWCSWYTVFKNYLTLKNSIKYAPFKCYKYSANLTELNNECGESL; encoded by the exons ATGTACAAAAGGTGTATTATCAAAGTGGATCTGAAATATCCAACGGTTTTCATTGGAATTTTTCACTTG atatttttgatgtttcgAATCTACGAGATCACCATGGATTTGTACCTTTTGGAGGAGTTGGTCGAACTGAACCAGCTGACCTACATCTTCCTCATAACCCTCCTCCAGTTCGGAATAGTGGTCAGCTTATTCGTAGGAGCTTGCAAG GGGCAACACGTCTTCCTTCTCCCTTGGCTCTGCTTCACCGCCCCCACCTTCTTCATGGCGACGGCGTACGCCTCTCTGTACGTCTCGACCGGTGACGGCGTGCAAAGCGTCATAAACTTTGTTTTCATCG GATTCTTCTGGTGCTCTTGGTACACGGTGTTCAAAAACTACCTGACGTTGAAGAATTCCATCAAATACGCGCCTTTCAAATGCTACAAGTACTCTGCGAATCTCACTGAATTGAACAACGAGTGCGGGGAGAGCCTCTAG
- the LOC138133373 gene encoding outer dynein arm-docking complex subunit 4-like isoform X1 — translation MATAAVAAAFGKKEEVYGFQTLYRELGYYISRLEQYERALKFFDQAIEKTPNDRRALMGRAWARSKACKYEGALDDIRTALNLDPDDLVMLAHKALNTYLNCEFEDGLVQNTRLIPKRKKPDYFQMGAMHCADAIENCLGERAGRPLRDHYLIIRRLAWKKNFEEQKRFQPKSKYKKKKKKKVIPDTRASTVKDPIVPLKSARNIQSLTSGMFPSTMSYNDAAFEQLSIRDSIYSAKSEHNIVPPRIQFPYRPLQRYTSNIQNYMAEKYLDTLYKDKLFLKNLPKEPGVACPNEAGTEKILLLAKTGYKTVKYKQELLRARRPFYFIKYQEATSSGALKVRQEQQLNKLRVTAKKDADLIVVKMREALEEKNWRLVLELAEKLKSYCDLKSKKILPEREKYMDVLYDTVCQAHFDLKRLNKEQLEWDQEKRIYKMLGLHLSREPSTDSVIEQFKGVFIDWKKQINIYGERLRNASIPKEMCWLYHELSRFHTELKQYELARVYARKCINEAKRIENNQWVINSLLLVMRINIAQHSKNDAKSDALEALELATTMGDSDLIAFLTKCREVIDKVAFDEKLGPKVLMQREQKIVEMMAGDKMKDEAAHLFRMMSAMPAARRMSVMPGIRITDDEDGDKKAMVRWRWRDGSVLIVCRRRGNSPSCLGCRNLRSSRCPRLDPSRRRERGLRPGPRRKGSGLWNSSSTTSTTERVFNKNQRKIVVLFASGGRKKRIDLSFPPKRGGLLRLSRAFSATLTGRFGMGTVRMGASTYHLGRYCRG, via the exons ATGGCGACGGCTGCAGTGGCTGCAGCCTTTGGCAAAAAGGAAGAGGTGTACGGCTTCCAGACTCTCTACCGCGAGTTGGGGTACTACATCTCCCGACTGGAACAATACGAGCGAG ctttgaaatttttcgaCCAAGCCATCGAAAAGACTCCAAATGACAGGAGAGCCTTGATGGGTCGAGCTTGGGCTCGCTCCAAAGCGTGCAAGTATGAAGGGGCCCTCGACGATATCAGAACCGCACTCAATCTAGATCCTGATGACTTGGTGATGCTCGCCCACAAAGCTCTCAACACTTATTTGAACTGCGAGTTCGAAGACGGACTGGTGCAGAACACGCGACTCATCCCCAAGAGGAAAAAACCGGATTACTTCCAAATGGGGGCGATGCAT TGCGCGGATGCCATCGAGAACTGTCTGGGGGAGAGGGCCGGGAGGCCCTTGAGGGACCACTACCTCATCATCCGGAGACTAGCGTGGAAGAAGAACTTCGAAGAGCAAAAACGCTTCCAGCCCAAGTCTAAAtacaagaagaaaaagaagaagaaggtgATTCCTGACACGAGGGCCAGTACGGTGAAGGACCCGATTGTGCCGCTCAAATCTGCCAGGAACATTCAGTCTCTAACGTCTGGAATGTTCCCTTCGACCATGTCTTACAACGACGCTGCATTCGAGCAACTGAGCATCCGAGACAGTATTTACTCTGCCAAATCGGAACACAATATCGTTCCGCCTCGTATACAGTTCCCTTACAGACCCCTGCAGAGGTACACCAGCAACATCCAAAACTACATGGCCGAGAAGTATTTGGACACCTTGTACAAGGACAAGTTGTTTTTGAAGAACTTGCCAAAAGAGCCTGGTGTGGCGTGTCCGAACGAAGCAGGCACCGAGAAGATTCTTTTGTTGGCGAAAACTGGTTACAAGACTGTCAAGTACAAACAAGAGCTGTTGCGGGCGAGGAGACCCTTCTATTTCATCAAGTACCAAGAAGCTACTTCTTCGGGGGCTCTGAAGGTGCGCCAAGAGCAACAACTGAACAAGTTGCGAGTGACGGCGAAGAAAGACGCAGATTTGATCGTGGTGAAGATGCGTGAGGCTCTGGAAGAGAAGAACTGGCGTCTGGTGTTGGAGTTAGCTGAGAAGCTGAAGAGTTATTGCGACCTCAAGTCGAAGAAGATTCTTCCGGAGAGAGAGAAGTACATGGATGTGTTGTACGACACGGTGTGTCAAGCGCACTTTGACTTGAAGAGGCTCAACAAAGAGCAGCTCGAGTGGGACCAGGAGAAGAGGATCTACAAGATGTTGGGTCTGCATTTGAGCCGCGAACCTTCGACCGACTCGGTGATAGAACAATTCAAAGGAGTGTTCATCGACTGGAA GAAACAAATCAATATTTATGGAGAGCGGCTTCGCAACGCTTCCATTCCCAAAGAGATGTGCTGGTTGTACCACGAACTCAGCAGATTCCATACTGAGCTCAAGCAGTACGAACTGGCCCGAGTGTACGCCAGGAAGTGCATAAACGAGGCCAAACGCATCGAGAACAACCAATGGGTGATCAATTCGTTGCTGCTGGTCATGAGAATCAACATAGCCCAACACAGCAAGAACGACGCCAAATCAGACGCCCTCGAGGCCCTCGAACTGGCCACCACGATGGGCGACAGCGACTTGATCGCGTTCCTCACCAAG TGTCGCGAAGTCATCGACAAAGTCGCTTTCGACGAGAAACTGGGCCCGAAAGTGCTGATGCAGCGCGAGCAGAAGATCGTCGAGATGATGGCGGGCGACAAGATGAAGGACGAGGCGGCGCATCTCTTCAGGATGATGTCGGCGATGCCGGCGGCGAGAAGGATGTCGGTCATGCCGGGAATCCGGATCACGGACGACGAGGATGGCGACAAGAAGGCGATGGTAAGGTGGCGGTGGCGTGACGGGTCGGTACTGATTGTTTGCAGGCGTCGAGGAAACAGTCCATCATGCCTGGGGTGCAGAAACCTGCGGAGTTCCAGATGCCCACGGCTGGACCCAAGCAGAAGAAGGGAGCGGGGGCTGCGGCCGGGGCCTCGTCGAAAGGGGTCGGGTTTGTGGAACTCATCAAGTACCACATCGACGACTGAACgggttttcaataaaaatcaaagaaagattgttgttttatttgcctCGGGAGGTAGGAAAAAGAGGATAGATCTTTCATTCCCCCCGAAGAGAGGAGGGCTGCTGAGGCTTTCTAGAGCCTTTTCAGCCACActgacgggaagattcgggatgggtACGGTGAGGATGGGTGCGAGTACCTACCACCTTGGTAGGTACTGCAGAGGTTGA
- the LOC138133373 gene encoding outer dynein arm-docking complex subunit 4-like isoform X2, with amino-acid sequence MATAAVAAAFGKKEEVYGFQTLYRELGYYISRLEQYERALKFFDQAIEKTPNDRRALMGRAWARSKACKYEGALDDIRTALNLDPDDLVMLAHKALNTYLNCEFEDGLVQNTRLIPKRKKPDYFQMGAMHCADAIENCLGERAGRPLRDHYLIIRRLAWKKNFEEQKRFQPKSKYKKKKKKKVIPDTRASTVKDPIVPLKSARNIQSLTSGMFPSTMSYNDAAFEQLSIRDSIYSAKSEHNIVPPRIQFPYRPLQRYTSNIQNYMAEKYLDTLYKDKLFLKNLPKEPGVACPNEAGTEKILLLAKTGYKTVKYKQELLRARRPFYFIKYQEATSSGALKVRQEQQLNKLRVTAKKDADLIVVKMREALEEKNWRLVLELAEKLKSYCDLKSKKILPEREKYMDVLYDTVCQAHFDLKRLNKEQLEWDQEKRIYKMLGLHLSREPSTDSVIEQFKGVFIDWKKQINIYGERLRNASIPKEMCWLYHELSRFHTELKQYELARVYARKCINEAKRIENNQWVINSLLLVMRINIAQHSKNDAKSDALEALELATTMGDSDLIAFLTKCREVIDKVAFDEKLGPKVLMQREQKIVEMMAGDKMKDEAAHLFRMMSAMPAARRMSVMPGIRITDDEDGDKKAMASRKQSIMPGVQKPAEFQMPTAGPKQKKGAGAAAGASSKGVGFVELIKYHIDD; translated from the exons ATGGCGACGGCTGCAGTGGCTGCAGCCTTTGGCAAAAAGGAAGAGGTGTACGGCTTCCAGACTCTCTACCGCGAGTTGGGGTACTACATCTCCCGACTGGAACAATACGAGCGAG ctttgaaatttttcgaCCAAGCCATCGAAAAGACTCCAAATGACAGGAGAGCCTTGATGGGTCGAGCTTGGGCTCGCTCCAAAGCGTGCAAGTATGAAGGGGCCCTCGACGATATCAGAACCGCACTCAATCTAGATCCTGATGACTTGGTGATGCTCGCCCACAAAGCTCTCAACACTTATTTGAACTGCGAGTTCGAAGACGGACTGGTGCAGAACACGCGACTCATCCCCAAGAGGAAAAAACCGGATTACTTCCAAATGGGGGCGATGCAT TGCGCGGATGCCATCGAGAACTGTCTGGGGGAGAGGGCCGGGAGGCCCTTGAGGGACCACTACCTCATCATCCGGAGACTAGCGTGGAAGAAGAACTTCGAAGAGCAAAAACGCTTCCAGCCCAAGTCTAAAtacaagaagaaaaagaagaagaaggtgATTCCTGACACGAGGGCCAGTACGGTGAAGGACCCGATTGTGCCGCTCAAATCTGCCAGGAACATTCAGTCTCTAACGTCTGGAATGTTCCCTTCGACCATGTCTTACAACGACGCTGCATTCGAGCAACTGAGCATCCGAGACAGTATTTACTCTGCCAAATCGGAACACAATATCGTTCCGCCTCGTATACAGTTCCCTTACAGACCCCTGCAGAGGTACACCAGCAACATCCAAAACTACATGGCCGAGAAGTATTTGGACACCTTGTACAAGGACAAGTTGTTTTTGAAGAACTTGCCAAAAGAGCCTGGTGTGGCGTGTCCGAACGAAGCAGGCACCGAGAAGATTCTTTTGTTGGCGAAAACTGGTTACAAGACTGTCAAGTACAAACAAGAGCTGTTGCGGGCGAGGAGACCCTTCTATTTCATCAAGTACCAAGAAGCTACTTCTTCGGGGGCTCTGAAGGTGCGCCAAGAGCAACAACTGAACAAGTTGCGAGTGACGGCGAAGAAAGACGCAGATTTGATCGTGGTGAAGATGCGTGAGGCTCTGGAAGAGAAGAACTGGCGTCTGGTGTTGGAGTTAGCTGAGAAGCTGAAGAGTTATTGCGACCTCAAGTCGAAGAAGATTCTTCCGGAGAGAGAGAAGTACATGGATGTGTTGTACGACACGGTGTGTCAAGCGCACTTTGACTTGAAGAGGCTCAACAAAGAGCAGCTCGAGTGGGACCAGGAGAAGAGGATCTACAAGATGTTGGGTCTGCATTTGAGCCGCGAACCTTCGACCGACTCGGTGATAGAACAATTCAAAGGAGTGTTCATCGACTGGAA GAAACAAATCAATATTTATGGAGAGCGGCTTCGCAACGCTTCCATTCCCAAAGAGATGTGCTGGTTGTACCACGAACTCAGCAGATTCCATACTGAGCTCAAGCAGTACGAACTGGCCCGAGTGTACGCCAGGAAGTGCATAAACGAGGCCAAACGCATCGAGAACAACCAATGGGTGATCAATTCGTTGCTGCTGGTCATGAGAATCAACATAGCCCAACACAGCAAGAACGACGCCAAATCAGACGCCCTCGAGGCCCTCGAACTGGCCACCACGATGGGCGACAGCGACTTGATCGCGTTCCTCACCAAG TGTCGCGAAGTCATCGACAAAGTCGCTTTCGACGAGAAACTGGGCCCGAAAGTGCTGATGCAGCGCGAGCAGAAGATCGTCGAGATGATGGCGGGCGACAAGATGAAGGACGAGGCGGCGCATCTCTTCAGGATGATGTCGGCGATGCCGGCGGCGAGAAGGATGTCGGTCATGCCGGGAATCCGGATCACGGACGACGAGGATGGCGACAAGAAGGCGATG GCGTCGAGGAAACAGTCCATCATGCCTGGGGTGCAGAAACCTGCGGAGTTCCAGATGCCCACGGCTGGACCCAAGCAGAAGAAGGGAGCGGGGGCTGCGGCCGGGGCCTCGTCGAAAGGGGTCGGGTTTGTGGAACTCATCAAGTACCACATCGACGACTGA